One genomic segment of Paraburkholderia hospita includes these proteins:
- a CDS encoding ATP-dependent acyl-CoA ligase, with protein sequence MNTLVEPLSIAELHAESYRTLPALLKNRAARNGDSPLFSDRSTTWTARDAIDVAASRADALAAYGIQKGDRVAILCGNRIEFMEIVLGCAWLGAVAVPINTASRGIQLRHILKNSGARLLVAESGLVDNVVALHSGDLALETIWVIGEQEHTSADSPFAQVALPARGEPVEAATLADGDPFVILYTSGTSGLSKGVVCPHAQFYWWGTHTGGDLEVRPGDVLYTCLPLFHTNALNSFFQALMHDAELIVERRFSASGFFDSLIATRATVTYVLGAMVPILLSRAPSSKEREHCVRVALAPGVPPQFQETFTQRCGMGLIDGYGSTETNSVIGGKLDTRRQGYMGKLAAGFDARVVDANDQPVADGEAGELILRADQPYAFASGYFGMPEKTVEAWRNLWFHTGDRVVRSKDGYFRFVDRLKDAIRRRGENISSFEVEQVLLSHPAVELAAVFAVQSSLAEDEVMAAIVLREGCTLGPLELIQYCEPRLPYFAVPRYLDFRSDLPRTENGKIMKYKLRETGMTSTTWDLEESGYRLKRS encoded by the coding sequence GACGTCGCGGCGAGTCGCGCCGACGCGCTAGCCGCGTATGGAATTCAGAAAGGCGATCGCGTTGCGATCCTCTGCGGTAATCGAATCGAGTTCATGGAAATCGTGCTGGGCTGCGCGTGGCTCGGCGCCGTTGCGGTTCCAATCAACACGGCGTCGCGAGGCATACAGCTGCGGCACATCCTGAAGAACTCCGGTGCCCGTCTGCTGGTTGCGGAATCGGGTCTGGTCGACAACGTCGTGGCGCTGCACTCAGGCGACCTGGCGCTCGAAACGATCTGGGTCATTGGCGAACAGGAACACACTTCTGCGGACTCGCCTTTTGCCCAGGTCGCGTTGCCTGCGCGCGGCGAACCGGTCGAAGCGGCGACGCTGGCTGACGGCGATCCATTCGTCATCCTGTACACGTCCGGCACGTCAGGTCTATCGAAAGGCGTGGTGTGTCCGCATGCGCAGTTCTACTGGTGGGGCACGCATACAGGCGGCGATCTGGAAGTGCGGCCCGGCGATGTGCTCTACACCTGTCTGCCCCTCTTTCACACAAATGCGCTGAACAGCTTCTTCCAGGCGTTGATGCACGATGCAGAACTCATCGTCGAGCGACGCTTCTCCGCGAGCGGCTTCTTCGATTCGCTAATCGCGACGCGCGCGACTGTCACGTATGTGCTCGGTGCAATGGTCCCGATTCTGCTGTCGCGTGCGCCTTCGTCGAAGGAACGCGAACATTGCGTTCGCGTCGCGCTCGCGCCCGGCGTCCCTCCGCAGTTTCAGGAAACATTCACACAACGTTGCGGCATGGGTCTCATCGACGGGTATGGCTCCACTGAAACCAACTCGGTCATCGGCGGCAAGCTGGACACGCGACGTCAGGGATACATGGGCAAACTCGCGGCGGGCTTCGATGCACGTGTCGTCGATGCAAACGATCAGCCTGTAGCGGACGGCGAAGCAGGCGAGCTTATCCTGCGCGCCGATCAACCCTATGCCTTTGCAAGCGGCTATTTCGGCATGCCGGAAAAAACGGTTGAAGCATGGCGAAATCTCTGGTTCCACACAGGCGATCGTGTCGTGCGCAGCAAGGACGGGTACTTCCGCTTTGTCGACCGCCTGAAAGATGCGATCCGCCGACGCGGCGAGAACATTTCGTCATTCGAAGTCGAACAGGTATTGCTCAGCCATCCTGCCGTCGAACTGGCCGCTGTCTTTGCCGTGCAGTCTTCGCTTGCCGAAGATGAAGTGATGGCCGCCATCGTTCTGCGCGAGGGTTGCACGCTGGGTCCGCTGGAACTCATCCAGTATTGCGAGCCGCGCCTGCCCTATTTCGCGGTGCCGCGCTATCTGGACTTCAGGTCCGATCTGCCCAGGACCGAGAACGGCAAGATCATGAAGTACAAGTTGCGCGAAACAGGCATGACGTCGACAACGTGGGACCTCGAAGAATCGGGATACAGACTGAAGCGTTCATAA
- a CDS encoding SDR family NAD(P)-dependent oxidoreductase encodes MPLDNCVAFVTGANRGVGECFVHMLLNSGAKKVYAGARNIDALRFADDRIVPVELDITDESQVKQAAALASDTTLLINNAGLNCVEPALAASDMNAARTEMEVNYFGTLNMIRAFAPAFPAGSAIVNLHSILARVTLPSMASLCASKAASLRMTEGVRAELKPRGIRVISVLPGAIDTDMSRDFPPPKLPAIEVVKAALSALDDDTNEVYVGAMAQEIAAGLARDRHAIQSSLAGTI; translated from the coding sequence ATGCCTCTTGATAACTGCGTAGCGTTCGTGACGGGTGCGAACCGCGGCGTGGGCGAGTGCTTCGTCCACATGCTCCTGAACAGCGGTGCGAAGAAAGTCTATGCCGGTGCGCGCAATATCGATGCGCTGCGCTTTGCGGACGACCGGATCGTGCCCGTTGAACTCGACATCACGGACGAGTCGCAGGTCAAGCAGGCCGCGGCGCTCGCGAGCGATACGACCTTGCTCATCAACAATGCGGGACTCAATTGCGTCGAGCCCGCTCTCGCCGCCAGCGATATGAACGCGGCGCGCACCGAAATGGAAGTGAACTACTTCGGCACGCTGAACATGATTCGCGCGTTCGCGCCTGCGTTCCCTGCCGGCAGCGCCATCGTCAATCTGCATTCGATTCTCGCACGGGTCACGCTTCCCTCCATGGCTTCGCTGTGCGCATCCAAGGCGGCATCGCTGCGTATGACGGAAGGCGTTCGCGCTGAACTGAAGCCGCGAGGCATCAGAGTCATATCGGTGCTGCCGGGGGCGATCGACACGGATATGAGCCGCGATTTTCCGCCGCCCAAACTCCCGGCGATCGAAGTCGTCAAGGCCGCCCTGTCAGCGCTCGATGACGACACGAACGAAGTCTACGTCGGTGCGATGGCACAGGAAATCGCAGCAGGTCTCGCGCGCGACCGGCACGCGATCCAGTCGAGTCTCGCCGGCACTATCTGA
- a CDS encoding MFS transporter — MASMQTLSATASPPDGTPAGMTGNVDQKSLRRIVLASVAGNALEWYDFFLYSTAAALVFGELFFPKGTDPLVGTLGAFAGFAVGFAARPLGGIVFGHIGDRFGRKGALVWTLSIMGGATFLIGALPTYAQVGVWAPGLLLALRILQGIAAGGEWGGGVLMISESAPPEKRGFYASLSQIGVGGGFVLSAAIFFIVQMLPKDAFMSWGWRVPFLLSILIFSVGVYIRSKLPESAEFANAQAAGKKAHMPVLDVIRKHPREILVAMGLRVAENGGSYIMLAFALAYGKFIGVSSQVMLAAVIVSMSVELFTMLLWGRLSDRIGRKPVYLIGALGLVAIAFPFFWLLDSKVPALIWLAFLLGNAVCHGAMIGTQPSLMGELFSTEVRYSGMALGHEVASVFAGGLAPMLATALLAHYHAAWPVALMMMTMGLITVIALVYTRETVASRA, encoded by the coding sequence ATGGCAAGTATGCAAACCCTTTCTGCGACGGCCAGTCCTCCCGACGGCACACCCGCCGGAATGACGGGCAACGTCGACCAGAAGTCGCTTCGGAGAATCGTGCTTGCCTCGGTCGCGGGCAACGCGCTCGAATGGTACGACTTCTTTCTCTATAGCACGGCGGCTGCGCTCGTGTTCGGCGAGTTGTTCTTTCCCAAGGGAACCGATCCGCTCGTCGGCACGCTCGGCGCCTTCGCCGGGTTTGCCGTCGGCTTTGCAGCGCGACCGCTCGGAGGCATTGTATTTGGGCATATCGGCGACCGCTTTGGCCGCAAGGGCGCGCTGGTATGGACACTGTCCATCATGGGCGGCGCGACCTTCCTGATCGGCGCGCTGCCGACCTACGCGCAAGTCGGCGTGTGGGCGCCTGGGTTGCTATTGGCGCTGCGCATTCTGCAGGGCATCGCTGCCGGCGGCGAATGGGGCGGCGGCGTGCTGATGATCAGCGAGTCCGCACCGCCGGAAAAGCGCGGTTTCTACGCGTCGCTGAGCCAGATCGGCGTGGGCGGCGGCTTCGTATTGTCCGCGGCGATATTCTTCATCGTGCAGATGCTGCCGAAAGACGCCTTCATGAGTTGGGGCTGGCGCGTCCCGTTCCTCCTGTCGATCCTGATCTTCAGTGTTGGCGTCTATATCCGCTCCAAGTTGCCGGAAAGCGCCGAGTTCGCCAATGCACAGGCTGCTGGAAAGAAAGCGCACATGCCTGTGCTCGACGTGATCCGCAAGCATCCTCGCGAAATCCTGGTGGCGATGGGCCTGCGTGTCGCGGAGAACGGTGGCTCGTACATCATGCTCGCCTTCGCACTCGCCTATGGCAAATTCATCGGCGTATCGAGTCAGGTGATGCTGGCTGCCGTGATCGTCTCGATGAGCGTCGAACTCTTCACGATGCTTCTGTGGGGTCGCCTGTCGGACCGGATCGGCCGCAAGCCCGTGTATCTGATCGGCGCATTAGGATTGGTCGCCATTGCCTTCCCCTTCTTCTGGCTGCTCGACAGCAAGGTGCCCGCGCTCATCTGGCTTGCGTTCCTGCTCGGCAATGCGGTCTGCCACGGCGCGATGATCGGCACGCAACCGAGCCTGATGGGCGAACTGTTCAGCACCGAAGTGCGCTACTCAGGTATGGCGCTGGGACATGAAGTGGCGTCGGTGTTCGCAGGCGGTCTGGCGCCGATGCTTGCGACCGCGCTGCTCGCGCATTATCACGCTGCATGGCCCGTCGCCCTGATGATGATGACGATGGGGCTGATCACGGTCATTGCACTCGTCTACACGCGCGAAACCGTCGCCAGCCGGGCGTGA
- a CDS encoding thiolase family protein produces MSSNGFDRVLIAAGVEVPYRRQPTHGSTGELLAQAFGLLLAQSGFSAKDIDGLGVASFTLGPDHAIDLAWRLGLSPRWCMDDCHGGASGINLLQHAVRAIQHGDANVIALVSGDQFQASDFTHLVENYNLTTRTWLRPLQNGGPNSVFAMLTQRHAKRHGLTRADYGAMCVAQREWAAMNPNAVYRAPMSIDDYLAAPLVADPLGRFDCVPVVNGANAILLTRDDLAHNATNVRVRALKCLYNADHQAGDGLETSLKHVAADLWRQAGIGPEDIDLASVYDDYPVMTIAQLCDLGFAPDGDIRALIRRIASHALPVNTSGGQLSVGQAGAAGGMHGLVEAITQLQGKAGERQVDNAKLAVVSGYGMVEYRFGMCANAVVLERT; encoded by the coding sequence ATGTCATCGAACGGTTTCGATCGGGTCCTCATCGCGGCCGGCGTCGAAGTGCCTTACCGTCGTCAGCCGACACACGGCTCGACGGGCGAGCTGTTGGCGCAGGCGTTCGGTTTGCTGCTGGCTCAGTCCGGGTTTTCGGCAAAGGATATTGATGGTCTCGGCGTCGCTTCGTTCACACTCGGTCCCGATCACGCGATCGATCTCGCGTGGCGGCTCGGGCTGAGTCCGCGCTGGTGCATGGACGACTGCCACGGCGGCGCGAGCGGCATCAATCTGTTGCAGCATGCGGTCCGCGCAATCCAGCATGGCGACGCGAACGTCATCGCACTTGTGTCCGGCGATCAGTTTCAGGCAAGCGATTTCACGCATCTCGTCGAGAACTACAACCTCACGACCCGCACGTGGCTGCGCCCCTTGCAAAATGGCGGACCGAATAGCGTGTTCGCGATGCTCACACAGCGTCATGCAAAGCGTCACGGTTTGACGCGCGCCGACTATGGTGCGATGTGCGTCGCGCAGCGCGAGTGGGCGGCCATGAACCCGAATGCCGTCTATCGCGCGCCGATGTCCATCGACGACTACCTCGCAGCGCCGCTGGTTGCCGATCCGCTTGGGCGGTTCGACTGCGTGCCCGTGGTGAATGGCGCGAACGCCATCCTGCTCACTCGCGACGACCTCGCACACAATGCGACGAACGTGCGCGTGCGCGCGCTGAAGTGCCTGTACAACGCCGACCATCAGGCGGGCGATGGACTGGAGACATCGCTCAAACATGTCGCGGCTGATCTTTGGCGGCAGGCGGGCATTGGCCCCGAAGACATCGACCTTGCATCCGTCTATGACGACTACCCCGTCATGACCATCGCGCAACTCTGCGATCTCGGCTTTGCCCCCGACGGCGACATCCGTGCGCTTATCAGGCGCATTGCCTCACACGCTTTGCCCGTCAACACGTCCGGCGGTCAACTGTCGGTCGGCCAGGCGGGAGCCGCAGGCGGCATGCACGGTCTGGTGGAAGCCATCACGCAACTACAGGGCAAGGCGGGCGAACGGCAGGTCGACAACGCGAAGCTCGCCGTCGTGAGTGGATACGGCATGGTCGAGTATCGCTTCGGCATGTGTGCGAATGCTGTGGTTCTCGAAAGAACCTGA
- a CDS encoding porin codes for MLCVCSVARAQSSVTLYGIIDDGLTWSSNQGGHSAWQMQGSISQGNRWGMRGLEDLGGDWSALFRLENGFNVNTGALSQGGRLFGRLAYVGLSNTRYGTVTLGRQGEAIGDYIGQLSANGTLPGGILFPHPGDLDNNGIDFHLNNAVKYASPTIAGLTGVAIYSFGGVAGDFARTSAKSFALQYAYGGLQLVGAYTSIDHPAQAVPEGLWTASNTVDGNYGLAAGSYKVLGVGAGYTFGAARISADWTHTQFGDLDPTLGAKIGGHVTFNIGEIVGSYMITPALQLGIAYSYTAGSVSQTGQAPRYQEADASVDYFLSKRTDVYASATYMHASGGAVANLAPVLAASSSPNQVALRIGMRERF; via the coding sequence ATGCTATGCGTATGCAGCGTTGCACGTGCACAGAGTAGCGTCACACTGTATGGCATCATCGACGACGGCCTGACCTGGTCGAGCAATCAGGGCGGCCATAGCGCATGGCAGATGCAGGGCAGCATTTCACAAGGCAACCGCTGGGGTATGCGGGGACTCGAGGACCTGGGTGGCGACTGGTCCGCGCTTTTCAGACTGGAGAACGGCTTCAACGTCAATACAGGAGCGCTGAGTCAAGGCGGCCGGCTCTTCGGCCGGCTCGCTTACGTCGGTCTGTCCAACACGCGTTACGGCACGGTAACGCTCGGTCGCCAGGGTGAAGCGATCGGAGACTACATCGGGCAACTTTCCGCGAACGGCACGCTGCCTGGCGGCATCCTGTTCCCGCATCCGGGCGATCTCGACAACAACGGTATCGATTTTCACCTGAACAACGCGGTCAAGTATGCGTCGCCGACCATTGCCGGACTCACGGGCGTGGCGATCTACAGCTTCGGCGGCGTGGCGGGTGACTTTGCCCGCACGAGCGCGAAGTCGTTCGCGTTGCAGTACGCGTACGGCGGACTCCAGCTCGTCGGCGCCTATACATCGATTGATCACCCGGCCCAGGCCGTTCCTGAAGGTCTATGGACCGCATCTAACACCGTCGACGGCAACTACGGCCTTGCGGCCGGCAGCTATAAGGTGCTCGGCGTGGGTGCCGGCTACACGTTCGGAGCGGCGCGCATCAGCGCCGACTGGACGCATACGCAGTTCGGTGACCTCGATCCGACGCTCGGCGCGAAGATCGGCGGTCACGTGACGTTCAACATCGGCGAAATTGTCGGCAGTTATATGATCACGCCGGCGTTGCAGCTGGGTATCGCGTACAGCTATACGGCCGGCAGCGTCTCGCAGACGGGGCAAGCGCCGCGCTATCAGGAGGCTGATGCGAGCGTGGACTACTTCCTCTCGAAACGCACCGACGTTTATGCCAGCGCGACTTATATGCACGCCAGCGGCGGCGCAGTGGCGAATCTGGCGCCGGTGCTCGCCGCATCCAGTTCGCCGAACCAGGTGGCGTTGCGGATCGGCATGCGCGAGAGGTTCTGA
- a CDS encoding dienelactone hydrolase family protein → MSGQFIDVTSEDGKQFSAYLAMPQKGSGPGLILLQEIFGINAYMKTMADRFAEEGYVVLVPDLFWRMKPGVNLAYDGKDLDEALNYNERLDLDLAVQDIAATMKALRALPQQIGKTGAIGYCLGGKLAMLAAARTDIDCAVSYYGVGLDAFIDEIPSIKCPMAFHFAADDSLCPPATREAIQSAMSGNPAIDQYVYPDCEHAFATPERASYDKPAATMAYSRTLALLRKVLGPVHNLNDLWDRHCYYEFATRDVDAIMPTMVAQPYVNHVPTMTGGVGHDQLKRFYKYHFVNANPDDTRLIPLSRTIGTDRIVDEFVFCATHDREIDWLLPGLAPTGKYFEIPMLAVVCFRGDKLYNEHIYWDQASVLVQIGVLDPAGLPVAGIATARKMLDERLPSNELMSKWASSEGKTI, encoded by the coding sequence GTGAGCGGTCAGTTTATCGATGTCACGTCCGAAGATGGCAAACAGTTTTCGGCCTACCTTGCCATGCCTCAAAAAGGCTCGGGCCCAGGATTGATCCTCCTGCAGGAGATCTTCGGCATCAACGCCTACATGAAGACCATGGCGGACCGGTTCGCCGAGGAAGGCTATGTCGTGCTGGTGCCCGACCTGTTCTGGCGCATGAAGCCGGGCGTCAATCTTGCCTACGACGGAAAAGACCTGGATGAGGCGCTGAACTACAACGAAAGGCTGGATCTCGACCTTGCCGTACAGGACATTGCAGCGACGATGAAAGCGCTACGCGCCCTGCCGCAGCAGATCGGGAAAACGGGTGCCATCGGTTATTGTCTGGGTGGCAAGCTGGCGATGCTCGCCGCAGCGCGAACCGATATCGATTGCGCCGTCAGCTACTACGGCGTGGGTCTCGATGCTTTCATCGACGAAATTCCGTCGATCAAATGCCCGATGGCATTCCACTTCGCCGCCGACGATAGCCTGTGCCCGCCTGCCACCCGCGAGGCCATTCAGTCGGCCATGTCGGGCAATCCTGCAATCGATCAATACGTGTACCCCGATTGTGAACACGCTTTCGCCACACCCGAGCGCGCGTCGTATGATAAACCTGCCGCCACCATGGCGTATTCGCGGACCCTCGCGCTGCTTCGCAAGGTGCTCGGCCCCGTCCACAACCTGAACGATTTGTGGGACCGGCACTGCTATTACGAGTTCGCCACGCGCGACGTCGATGCGATCATGCCGACCATGGTCGCCCAGCCCTACGTGAACCATGTCCCCACGATGACGGGCGGCGTCGGCCACGACCAGCTCAAGCGTTTCTACAAGTATCACTTCGTCAATGCGAACCCGGACGACACGCGTCTGATTCCGCTGTCGAGAACGATCGGCACCGACCGCATCGTCGACGAGTTTGTCTTCTGCGCGACGCATGATCGCGAGATCGACTGGTTGCTTCCAGGGCTTGCACCCACGGGCAAGTACTTCGAAATACCGATGCTCGCAGTAGTGTGCTTTCGCGGCGACAAACTTTATAACGAGCATATCTACTGGGACCAGGCATCCGTGCTCGTGCAGATCGGCGTGCTCGATCCGGCCGGGCTGCCCGTGGCGGGCATCGCGACGGCAAGGAAGATGCTCGATGAACGTCTGCCCAGCAACGAATTGATGTCCAAATGGGCTTCGAGCGAAGGCAAGACTATCTGA
- a CDS encoding MFS transporter, whose product MSQLSAATEGAPVGRSEAGASPSMRDVVAVVAGNALEFYDFTVYAFFSVFIGRAFFPSFSPATQIIASVAVFGVGFVARPVGGVIIGAYADRRGRKAALTLTFGMMALGTAIIAFTPTYAHIGIFAPLLVVVGRLLQGLSAGGEAGPATSYLLETAAAGRRGLYTSWQLATQGIAALMGGLVGYTVSSLLSADALAAWGWRIPFMLGLLIAPLGIYIRRRLHETLDVTHAVTSNRELLRGIVDTHMTELVLACCVLIGPTITVYVVGHYMTTYGIRVLHLPTSTSMLVGFVTGGVGIVASLAAGVYFDRFPRSRLLIVPQFLSILAVVPMFTWVLHAGTGGVFLGMVGFLTLLRVLMSPFHLCVIPEIFPQAIRSTCVSICYSVPTTLFGGTAQLVVAWLATITPNPMAPAWYLLVANAISFGAVFALDRRRRARLAAGASA is encoded by the coding sequence GTGTCGCAACTTTCCGCTGCTACCGAGGGGGCGCCCGTGGGGCGATCCGAGGCTGGCGCTTCGCCATCCATGCGTGACGTCGTGGCCGTTGTCGCCGGCAATGCGCTCGAGTTTTATGATTTCACTGTCTACGCTTTTTTCTCGGTATTCATCGGCCGCGCGTTCTTTCCATCTTTCTCGCCTGCGACGCAGATCATCGCTTCTGTTGCCGTGTTCGGCGTCGGCTTCGTTGCGCGGCCGGTCGGCGGTGTGATCATCGGCGCCTATGCGGACCGGCGCGGCCGCAAGGCGGCGCTCACGTTGACCTTCGGCATGATGGCGCTTGGCACCGCGATCATCGCGTTCACGCCGACTTACGCGCACATCGGTATCTTCGCACCGTTGCTGGTGGTCGTCGGACGGTTGCTGCAAGGACTCTCGGCGGGAGGCGAGGCGGGCCCCGCGACTTCCTATCTGCTGGAAACCGCGGCTGCGGGCCGGCGCGGCCTCTATACAAGTTGGCAACTGGCGACGCAAGGCATTGCGGCGCTGATGGGCGGCCTGGTCGGCTATACGGTGTCGTCGCTGCTGTCGGCCGATGCGCTGGCAGCGTGGGGCTGGCGCATTCCGTTCATGCTCGGGCTGCTGATCGCGCCGCTGGGCATTTACATCCGCAGACGTCTGCATGAGACGCTGGATGTCACGCATGCGGTGACGAGCAACCGGGAACTGCTGCGCGGCATCGTCGACACGCACATGACCGAGCTGGTGCTCGCCTGCTGCGTGCTGATCGGCCCGACGATCACCGTGTACGTGGTTGGCCACTACATGACGACGTATGGCATCCGGGTACTGCATCTGCCGACTTCGACGTCGATGCTGGTCGGCTTCGTGACGGGCGGCGTAGGCATCGTGGCATCGCTCGCAGCTGGGGTGTATTTCGACCGGTTTCCGCGAAGCCGATTGCTGATCGTGCCGCAATTCCTGTCGATTCTCGCGGTGGTGCCGATGTTCACCTGGGTGTTGCACGCGGGCACGGGTGGCGTATTTCTCGGCATGGTCGGCTTTCTGACCTTGTTGCGCGTACTGATGTCGCCGTTCCACTTGTGCGTGATTCCTGAAATCTTTCCTCAGGCGATCCGCAGTACCTGTGTGTCGATCTGCTACAGCGTACCAACGACGCTTTTCGGCGGCACGGCGCAACTGGTTGTGGCCTGGCTCGCGACGATCACGCCCAACCCGATGGCGCCCGCGTGGTATCTGCTGGTGGCAAATGCAATCTCATTCGGTGCGGTCTTCGCGCTCGACCGGCGTCGTCGCGCGCGGCTTGCCGCCGGCGCGTCGGCGTGA
- a CDS encoding Zn-ribbon domain-containing OB-fold protein, whose protein sequence is MNLDITQCAQCGLKLFPARYFCPACGCNAWTRCVAGSGTVMESTVVRHRAGEQEAHAVHLATVRTSEGPVVIARLDGPVPDGTSVRLEIDDMHRIIARAL, encoded by the coding sequence ATGAATCTCGACATCACGCAATGCGCGCAATGCGGATTGAAGCTTTTCCCGGCGCGGTACTTCTGTCCTGCGTGTGGCTGCAACGCGTGGACGCGATGCGTCGCCGGGTCCGGCACGGTCATGGAATCGACCGTGGTCCGGCATCGTGCGGGCGAGCAGGAAGCGCACGCCGTGCATCTTGCGACTGTACGGACGAGCGAAGGCCCCGTGGTCATTGCGCGTCTGGACGGGCCCGTCCCCGACGGAACATCCGTGCGGTTGGAAATCGACGACATGCATCGCATCATCGCTCGCGCCTTGTAA